The Candidatus Bipolaricaulota bacterium genomic sequence CTCCTCTTTCCTCCTGAAAGCCCCATCGGGGATTACCCAGACAGAATCGGGCAGCCCGAGGGGCCCCCGATTCGTCATCAGTTCTTGATAAACTTAACTACCAATGATTTCTGTTCCCTCAGTCTCCGCCCTTAGTATAGCACACTTTTGCGAAAAAGTGAAGTAACCCGGAACCGACGATCAAGTCAAGAAAAGCGGCACAAATTTCTGGGCTTTCGTATCCACCAGGCCGCGGTCGGTCAGGCGCAGCTCAGGGATCACCGGGAGCGCAAGAAGGGAGAAGGTCATGAACGCGTTGTTCAACCGGCAGCCGCACTCCTCAAGTCCGCGGTGGAGTCGCTCCGCCTGTGCCGCCACCTCCTCGGCCGGTGCGGAAGACATCAGCCCTGCAATCGGAAGCGGGATCTCGGCCAGGACCTCATTCCCGCGGACGAGGCAGACACCGCCTCCCATCTCCGCCACCCGGTTCCCGGCTTGCGCCATTGCATTTGGATCGGTCCCCATGATCAGGAGGTTGTGGGAGTCGTGGGATACGGTGCTCGCCAGGGCGCAGCGCGGGGAGAGCCCGAACCCGGATACGAATCCGTGGCCGATCCTCCCGCTTCGGTGGTGCCGCTCGACGACCGCAAGGAACGCGAGATCCCCGTCGGTAGGAAGTCTGACCTTTCCGTCCTCCACCGGGAGCTCCACCGTCCGCGCGTTCGTGATCACCTGGTTCTCCACCACCCCGATCGCGCGAGCGGCCACAGTTCCGGAATCAATCGGGGCATCGACCTCGAAATCGGCCGGGGTGAGGGAGCGAGCGAGGTGAACGCTGTCCCGCGCTTCCGGGGGATAGGCGGGCGGGGTGATCTCGACCGTGAGTTTCCCATCGGCGGCAACCACCGCTCCATCGGCGAGCACGAGCTCGATCGGGAGGCTCTTCAAGTCGGATGTGATGATGATGTCGGCAAACCGCCCCGGGGCGATGCAGCCGACGTCGTGCGATACCTTGAAGTGCTCGGCTGTGTTCAGGGTCGCCATCTGGATCGCGGTGATCGGCGGGAGGCCGCTCTTGATCGCAAGGCGGACGACGTCGTCCATGTGGCCATCCGTTACTAAGGTACCGGGGTGACGATCGTCGGTGCACAATGCGACCCGGTGTGGGTCGATCCCGGATTCAGTCACCGCGGATAGTTGAGCGACGAGATCGTG encodes the following:
- the ade gene encoding adenine deaminase; this translates as MRKRIPLYEVTRELAAVAMGRRPATLVIRDGRWVNVCSGEIIDHTDIAVYAGRIAYCGPDASPLIGEETTVVKAAGRYLVPGLLDAHMHVESSMLTVTQFTRAVLPHGTTGAFIDPHEIANVLGLPGVKLMADEARTVPLAIYVQVPSCVPAAPGFETTGGEIGPTEVEEALTWPNVIGLGEVMNYTGVAAGDEKLHAEIAATLRAGKTVCGHYASPELGAGFHAYAAAGPSDDHEGRTAADAIARVRQGMIAFLRQGSAWHDLVAQLSAVTESGIDPHRVALCTDDRHPGTLVTDGHMDDVVRLAIKSGLPPITAIQMATLNTAEHFKVSHDVGCIAPGRFADIIITSDLKSLPIELVLADGAVVAADGKLTVEITPPAYPPEARDSVHLARSLTPADFEVDAPIDSGTVAARAIGVVENQVITNARTVELPVEDGKVRLPTDGDLAFLAVVERHHRSGRIGHGFVSGFGLSPRCALASTVSHDSHNLLIMGTDPNAMAQAGNRVAEMGGGVCLVRGNEVLAEIPLPIAGLMSSAPAEEVAAQAERLHRGLEECGCRLNNAFMTFSLLALPVIPELRLTDRGLVDTKAQKFVPLFLT